Within Vigna unguiculata cultivar IT97K-499-35 chromosome 2, ASM411807v1, whole genome shotgun sequence, the genomic segment atataaagaacaatgacaattaaaacttatttcattaaacatatttaactaattGATTTAGTAAATTTAGGGCAACCGGTCAAGTAATTGTGATAAAAGGAACGTGAGAACCTAAGTGCTGAcgttaattaattaacatagcCAACATTGACCTTTTTTTTCCTGTATGACCagaattaaaagattttttttcctGTAGGTTGCATCTAAAATTTAACAAGTCTCTcttctattttataattttttaattaaatctaattaacaataacctttttattaaaattaaattattagagAATGTTATCAACTATACTGAGTCTAAAATGGCTACATACAAGGTTATACACGCTTCTAGGTTCAGAAGTAAAGTTAAAGATGTTAGTCAGAGTTGTTTATTGGCAAGTGCTTGACACGTTTGAATAAGACCTAGGTCTGTATTCTTGgtagataaattatattttgataattttttaataataataatccttaatatttttcttaataaataattaaatgaatagTTATTAACCAAATATCATTTACTCAATAgcctttttcttaattattagcTAGGGATGCAGTGATCTCGATTCAATTTCCTTCTGGAACCAATCTTAATCCTCTTTCCACTTTGTACTTCCACGTATTCGTACCATTTCACTTTTGACCCTTGTTTTTGCATTCTTCTACTGTCTTTTTCTTTCAAGCCTGTAAAGCTCTTATTCGCAAACTGAATCACCTTCTTTAACGTGAACCCAAGCATAAAGATAAAACATTTCTTCACATTagctaataaaaaaatgaattaaaaccaaccaaattataatattttttttatgtaaaatatgtCCTCCAAATCCTCAGATAAGTATTAATAGATTGTTCAGTGATAAACGGTATATTCTGCATAAACTGTTTTACTGCTTAATAAATATCCACATTGGCTAAAGTATAACCACAGTTTATGTATTTTAACGTTCGAATGTTAATAATATCAATCTAGATATTAAATTACTAGTTACATATATTAGTAATCTACGCTGTTTGCTTAAATATCCTAAAATTCTAATTGTAGTGATGTCACTGACTTATatgttgaaaaagaaatatattaagtCACATTTTAATACTGTAAAGATGAAACAGAAaacatagaaaaatatttatatatacaacatTCTTCATACggctttttttatttatatatatacatgtaataatgataaaattaaataaataaaaagtaatatgaTACATGTGTGAACAAAATGAAGTTTGATACTTTGTGGAACGCGGATATTTTTGTTGCATGACCAATATGACGAGAGTCGGATTTATCGGCAAGGCCGCAAACTGCATCTAAAACACGACTTATGAAAAGGGCATGCCAACCACGAACAATCTAAAACCACCAAAACATAGGCAATCAAAAATTTGGAAACTAGTCACTGTTTTTTTTCGTtccaataatatttatataatatatattgaccattttcaaatttattttgttaaataaaaaatgaatttcccCTCACAAATTGCCACGTCATACACCTGAGGAAGAAAGAACCGAGAAAGAGATGTGAGTGGAAAAAGGGTGTTGGTCTTCGCCCCCAAACCCCACCGCCATCGTAATCCCATACGTTAGTTGAATCAGCAAAGCATGAAAAGTCAACGGTCTCTGTCTAAACCCAACCCTTATCCCCTGCGCCTATCCTACATAAATTAAACCCACACCCTTAATCCTTCTTTTCCAAATTCACACTCTCACCAACACaaacaccaacaccaacacaTCACACCCAATATGAAACTAACCTGGTCACCTGAGAGAGCATCCAAAGCATACATCCATACAGTTCAATCTGTAAGTATAGATTATTTGATCGATTCAATTCAAACGttgcttcttttttattcttttattaatcaTTGGTTATTGATTACCTCCGAGTGTTGTGTTCTAAAGTAATTTCTGTGTTTCGTGTCGTGCAGTGTCGGGTTTTCAGCGAATCGGGAGTGGCGGAGTTCATTTCCGCGATGGCAGCGGGGTGGAACGCGCAGCTCATAGTGGAGACGTGGTCGCAGGGAGGGCCTATTGCCACCAGCATCGGGCTAGCCGTGGCGCGGTCGCACACGTGCGGAAGGCACGTGTGCGTGGTTCCCGACGAGCGCGCCAGGTCGGAGTACGCGGAGAGAATGGGCGAGGCAGGGGTCGCGGCGGAGATCGTGGTGGGGGAGGCGGAGGAGGCGATGCGGGGTTTGGTCGGCGTGGACTTCTTGGTTGTGGATTCCCGGAGGAAGGACTTTCCGCGCGTGCTGAGGCTGGCGAAGTTGAGTAACAAAGGCGCTGTGTTGCTCTGCAAGAACGCGAATTCAACCTCCAAGGGTTTCATATGGCGGAGCTTGGTGGCGCAGGGTTCTTCTCGGCGCGTGGTTCGTTCGGCGTTTCTTCCGGTGGGGAAGGGACTCGACATGGCACACGTGTCTGCCTGTGGAAGTAATAGCACGGGACGTAGATGGATTAAGCATGTTGATCAACGATCAGGGGACGTGCATTTCATTCGGAGATGAACAGTATATATATGTTCAATTCTTCTCTTATGTAAATAGAGATTGTGCATATGTATGGATATAAAGCAAAGGATCCATGTTTAAACATGTTATTAGACGGTGAGAAGGGGGCAAAAACTAGTAGTTATTTTTATCTggcttctttttttcttgtaacATGATGAACTTTGGTGTATCAGAAACCATtgcatttatttgtttatttatttagaaaatgataaaCATTCCTTGTTCCTCTGTCTGTTCTTTTGTTTGCCCTGCGGTCGTGTTAGAAACAGTCATGCATTTAGTTGAAAAGTTGATCAGAGTTTTGACGCCTTAAGATGCAATGTTCAATTATGTTATTTGTATTTGGAAAAGTCGTGGTTTCCAGTACTCAACTCAGGGCATCCACAACACGAAACAACTTTTCAGATCCTTCCAGAACACTGGCTGCTGAATAATGGTTGTAATTGGCAAAATCATGTAACAGAAAATATGAGACACAGTTGTTACTGGAATGAGTTGAGGCAGTGAACTATGTTGTCATTATTAGGGGAGTTAAGTTCACTTTGTTCTTGGATCTCACCTTTCTCGCTTCAGAGTCTCACACTGTTCTGCACTTGAGGCTTGACTCTAGAGGATTGTAACCACATCTACTGAGGAATATATATTGCATGCTCTGATTTAGGTTGCGTCTGATCAAACTTGTATACCTGAACAATTTTCATCACTGTCCCTTTGAATCTGTGTATGTGTGTTGTATTGAACATTTTATGACTTAATATTAATAAGAATGACATTATTATTTAGTGAAAGTTATATGATTTATTCTTCATCAAGTTTTATGttcatttctctttctcttataataatatgtgatattttttaagtggttttgcactttttcatttttttattagcaatatttctaaaatcattta encodes:
- the LOC114172972 gene encoding uncharacterized protein LOC114172972 — encoded protein: MKLTWSPERASKAYIHTVQSCRVFSESGVAEFISAMAAGWNAQLIVETWSQGGPIATSIGLAVARSHTCGRHVCVVPDERARSEYAERMGEAGVAAEIVVGEAEEAMRGLVGVDFLVVDSRRKDFPRVLRLAKLSNKGAVLLCKNANSTSKGFIWRSLVAQGSSRRVVRSAFLPVGKGLDMAHVSACGSNSTGRRWIKHVDQRSGDVHFIRR